GAGCCACTTATTGTGCAGGATGTAGCAAAAGATACGCGATTCACCGGCAAAATTGATTCAGAAAGCGGGTTTGTAACAAAATCAATACTATGTGTACCGCTGATTGTCAATACTGAACTCGTCGGTATCGCAGAGGTGCTTAATAAAATTGATGGTTCGCCTTTTACAGAAACGGATAAATCAATACTGATAGGGCTGGCTAATTTCGCTGCAGTCGCTATTGTGAATGCAAGAAATATATCAGACCAGCAGAATTTTTTTGCGAATGTTTTTGAAATACTCATAAATGCGTTTGAATCAAAAGACCGACGGTTTTCAGGACATTCATTCAAAGTGGCACAAATCTCTACCGCAATTGCCCGAGAACTTAAAATAGAAGGTTCACAGTATAAAGATATCTATTACGCAGCAATCCTGCACGATGTCGGCTTCATAATTCAACCTGAGTATTCTATTGTAGAACACCGCACTGATAAACTCCATCCTGTCAATGGCTACGAGATGATAAAAAATATAAATCTGCTGAAGAATTCTGCAGATTTAATAAAATATCATCACCTGAACTATGATGGTTCCGGTTTTCCAGAAGGGCTCAAGAAAGACGAAATCCCACTCGGTAGCCGTATCATTTCGCTTGTAGAATCAGTTGAAGATATGCATCTCGCTGGGATATCAGACGCCAAAATCAGACAGAATATAGAAACACAAAAAGATATCAAATATGACCCCGTCATAGCGGATATCTATTTGAAAATCAGTGAATAAAAGCAGGTTAAAGGTTAAAGGTTAAAGGTTAAAGGTTAAAATGTTCTGCTGTAATTTTAATTTTAACCTTTAATTTTAACCTGTCATTTATACCTTTAACCTGATTTTTTTTATGGATTTAATTGAAGAAATCAATCGGCTTAAAGTAGAAAAAAAAGCGGTAATCCTATCACATAATTATCAACTACCGGAGATTCAGGATATCGCTGATTTCGTTGGTGATTCGCTAGAATTATCACGAACCGCAGCCGCTACAAACGCAAAAATTATTGTATTTTGTGGTGTTCATTTTATGGCTGAAACCGCCAAGATATTATCACCAATGAAAACAGTGATTCTGCCTGATTTAAGAAGCGGCTGCCCGCTTGCCAATATGGTTAGCACAGAAGATGTCCAAAAACTGCGTCAGCAACATCCGAATGCTACATTTGTCTGTTATATAAATACTTCCGCAGATGTCAAAGCAGAATGTGATATATGCTGTACATCCAGTAATGCAGTAGATGTTGTCAATAGTGTCAACACGGAAAAAGTGGTGTTTCTGCCCGACCGAAATCTCGGTAATTATGTTGCTAAACAGACCACTAAGAAGATGATAATCTACAATGGCTTCTGCCCAATACACGAGAATCTCAAAAAAGAAGATGTTGTTGGACTAAAAAACCAGTATCCTGATGCTAAATTTGTTGCACATCCGGAATGCACTGCGGATATTTTAGAACTTGCAGATAAGGTTGCATCAACCAGTGGAATAATAAATTATGTAAAAACTAACCTGGCAAAACATTTTATTATTGGTACTGAAACAGGTATTCTGCATCGGCTCAAAAAAGAGAATCCAGATAAGAATTTTATTCCCGCAGCCCCCACAATGTTCTGTCAGAATATGAAATACAATAACATTGAATCGCTTTATAGTGCACTTGATAACGAGCAACCTGAAATAGAAGTGCCTGAACAAATCAGAGAAAAAGCATTCTTAACAATAGACAGAATGCT
The Elusimicrobiota bacterium DNA segment above includes these coding regions:
- a CDS encoding HD domain-containing phosphohydrolase; this encodes MPKCPKCGFIFRSDKCPRCGITADTKIEPLVEKKPEPAAVSMKDSEYTDFFEIAKTIASTSDVDAILKKIGAAAEKFTNTMASSIMLLDDDKKNLYFKIASGDKGAILTKLKVPVGEGIAGWVAQHCEPLIVQDVAKDTRFTGKIDSESGFVTKSILCVPLIVNTELVGIAEVLNKIDGSPFTETDKSILIGLANFAAVAIVNARNISDQQNFFANVFEILINAFESKDRRFSGHSFKVAQISTAIARELKIEGSQYKDIYYAAILHDVGFIIQPEYSIVEHRTDKLHPVNGYEMIKNINLLKNSADLIKYHHLNYDGSGFPEGLKKDEIPLGSRIISLVESVEDMHLAGISDAKIRQNIETQKDIKYDPVIADIYLKISE
- the nadA gene encoding quinolinate synthase NadA, with the protein product MDLIEEINRLKVEKKAVILSHNYQLPEIQDIADFVGDSLELSRTAAATNAKIIVFCGVHFMAETAKILSPMKTVILPDLRSGCPLANMVSTEDVQKLRQQHPNATFVCYINTSADVKAECDICCTSSNAVDVVNSVNTEKVVFLPDRNLGNYVAKQTTKKMIIYNGFCPIHENLKKEDVVGLKNQYPDAKFVAHPECTADILELADKVASTSGIINYVKTNLAKHFIIGTETGILHRLKKENPDKNFIPAAPTMFCQNMKYNNIESLYSALDNEQPEIEVPEQIREKAFLTIDRMLKKSLEFRV